Sequence from the Candidatus Acidiferrales bacterium genome:
CCGCCAAAAGTAACGGTGCTGCCGGAGCGGATGGTGGCCACCGCTTCGCGCAGGCTGCAAATGCGACTCACGCTCGCTCCCTTCCTTCTGCCCCATGCCCCTTCATGACGGGGCGAAACTTATAGCCATAAACAATCAATCCCTGTTCCTCATCCCCGCGCAAACGCCGCACCACCATTTCCACTTCCTGACCGGTCTCGACCTCCTCGGGTTCGACGTCGGTCAACTGGGCGGTGATGCGGATTCCTTCCTGCAATTCGATCAAAGCCGTCAGTGTACCCACCGCATCACTGAAGCCGCGCGCCGGTTGGTAAACCCGAGTCACGGAGAGCACTCGCCCCCGGCCGCTCAGCCGGACTTCCTCCGGGTTTTCTGAACCGCACTGGAGGCAACGGCGCCGCGGCGGGAAGTGGATGGCCTGGCACGCGCCGCAACGTGTCGCCTGAAGGCGGTAGAAGGCGGAACGCAAGCGGTGGTAACGTGGCAGCTCCATGGCCTATAACCCCAGGATGTGCGTAACCGCCACCGAGGCCATTCCCCCAATGCTCTGGGTCATTCCGAGGCGGCAGTCTTCCACCTGGTTAGCGCCCCCCTGGCCGCGCAACTGGTTGACGGCTTCCACGATCTGGTAGGTGCCGCTCGCCCCCACCGGATGGCCACGTGCCTTCAGTCCTCCTTGCGTCGAGATCGGAAGTTTGCCGTGGCGGTGGATGTTGCACTCCAGCGCGAAGCGCACTCCTTGACCGCGCTCGGCGAACCCGGCCGCTTCGAGCGACATGGCCGAGACAATGGTGAAGGCGTCGTGCAGCTCGAAGAAATCAATGTCCTCCGGCTGCAAGCCGGCTTGGCGGTAAGCCCGCTGGGCCGACTGATAGGCGGCCTCGAACCACAAGGGGTCTTTGCGCGGCCCCAAGCCGATGGTATCGGTGGCGGTGGCTGAGGCCAGGATTTTTATTGGCCGGTCGGTGAAAGAGCGCGCCCGGTCGCTTGAGCAAAGCACAACGGCAGCTGCGCCATCGCACACGGGCGAGGAATCGAGGATGGAGATCGGGTCGGCGACCATGGGGGAATTCAGGAAATCGTCCACGGTTACCGTCTCGCGAAACATCGCCTGGGGGTTGTGGACTCCGTTTTCATGCGCGGTCACCACAAAAGGAGCAAAGTCGGCCCGGCTGTAGCCATAGCGCTCCATATACAGGCGCATCAGGAGGGCGTTAAGGGCAGTGAAGGAAATCCCGTGGGCGGCCTCGTAGTCAGCATCGGCGGCCGTGGCCAAGCCTGCGGTGATGCCGTCAATGCCCAGATCGGTCATCTTCTCGATGCCCACGGCGACCACAAGGTCGTGTGCGCCCGAGGCCACCGCCCATTGGGCCGCGCGCACCACCGCCGCCCCGGAGGCGCAGGCGGCTTCGATCTTGATTGCCTCGACCCCAGGGAAGCCCGCAAAATCAGCCAGGAGCGTGGCCAGATTTTCCTGATTGCAAAGAACTCCGGAGAGCATATTGCCGGCGAAGAGAGCTTGGGGGCGTTCGAGTCCAGCATCGGCCAGGGCTGACCGTACCGCCTCGACACCCAGCTCGCGCAGCGAGCGATCCCAATGTTCCCCCACCGGGGTCTGACCTACGCCAATGATGCTAACGTCGCGCACATGCCCCCCTGCCTCATTCGCGGTGAATCTTTTTCATCAAGCGCAAGTACAGCCCGTAGTCGCCGATTTCTTTTTTCCGCTCGAGGTAGTCGCGCACTGCGGGTGCACCCGCC
This genomic interval carries:
- a CDS encoding Zn-ribbon domain-containing OB-fold protein, yielding MELPRYHRLRSAFYRLQATRCGACQAIHFPPRRRCLQCGSENPEEVRLSGRGRVLSVTRVYQPARGFSDAVGTLTALIELQEGIRITAQLTDVEPEEVETGQEVEMVVRRLRGDEEQGLIVYGYKFRPVMKGHGAEGRERA
- a CDS encoding thiolase domain-containing protein, with amino-acid sequence MRDVSIIGVGQTPVGEHWDRSLRELGVEAVRSALADAGLERPQALFAGNMLSGVLCNQENLATLLADFAGFPGVEAIKIEAACASGAAVVRAAQWAVASGAHDLVVAVGIEKMTDLGIDGITAGLATAADADYEAAHGISFTALNALLMRLYMERYGYSRADFAPFVVTAHENGVHNPQAMFRETVTVDDFLNSPMVADPISILDSSPVCDGAAAVVLCSSDRARSFTDRPIKILASATATDTIGLGPRKDPLWFEAAYQSAQRAYRQAGLQPEDIDFFELHDAFTIVSAMSLEAAGFAERGQGVRFALECNIHRHGKLPISTQGGLKARGHPVGASGTYQIVEAVNQLRGQGGANQVEDCRLGMTQSIGGMASVAVTHILGL